A genome region from Nocardia sp. NBC_01730 includes the following:
- a CDS encoding glycosyltransferase: MGVPLVVNFHLQEIWGGQPKYADMLSRELVERGVSTLCITGRPMPEWGPAPYPVISVPTVPDREQQPYEVLPKELLWDHADYCAMQAWPHVRGAVAAHIGSADGVILHGHSLDGALVAARIERRLQSAGVPMQVRLAATVHSLGIEKIRAMSVRSSPPLVNQLRRRLLLEAQHYTRAGCSGGVVVATNFARDLLAKETDLPLPSITVCPPGVDHQLFHPRRAPDELEQFRNDFSVPAHAQVILSSGRMDSTKNHETALRAFARIRKDCPSAYLLILGGGSNGEDHAYRRGLESLAAMLCVGDHVRIRSGIPHEAMPAVYRSVDVLVVPEWFGHWNMTVSEALACGTSVVASCHTGAARDGARMQAVVIVDPEDVDDVANAMKHVLCDDTVRDRLARQAIAYARKLTWSRAVDVLLGQLREAGSAPPAGG; the protein is encoded by the coding sequence ATGGGCGTACCGTTAGTCGTCAATTTTCATCTGCAGGAGATCTGGGGTGGTCAGCCAAAATATGCCGATATGCTGTCGCGGGAACTCGTCGAACGAGGTGTTTCGACACTGTGTATCACGGGCCGGCCGATGCCGGAATGGGGGCCGGCGCCCTACCCGGTAATTTCGGTTCCGACCGTCCCGGATCGTGAACAGCAACCGTACGAAGTACTTCCGAAAGAGTTGCTGTGGGATCACGCCGACTATTGCGCGATGCAAGCGTGGCCACACGTTCGTGGCGCGGTCGCGGCTCACATCGGCAGCGCCGATGGTGTCATTCTGCACGGCCACAGCCTGGATGGTGCACTTGTTGCCGCTCGGATCGAACGCAGACTGCAGAGCGCCGGGGTACCGATGCAGGTCAGGCTGGCCGCCACGGTGCATTCTCTCGGCATCGAGAAGATCCGTGCCATGTCGGTCAGGAGTTCTCCGCCATTGGTAAACCAGCTGCGACGGAGACTGTTGTTGGAAGCGCAACACTATACCCGTGCTGGTTGCTCAGGCGGGGTTGTCGTGGCGACAAACTTTGCTCGGGATCTCCTTGCGAAGGAGACCGATCTTCCCTTGCCTTCGATCACCGTTTGTCCTCCGGGTGTTGATCATCAGCTTTTCCATCCGCGCCGTGCACCGGATGAACTCGAACAATTCCGGAACGATTTTTCTGTTCCGGCCCATGCGCAAGTCATTCTTTCGTCGGGTCGTATGGATTCTACGAAGAATCATGAAACAGCTCTGCGCGCATTCGCTCGAATTCGGAAGGATTGCCCGTCCGCATATTTGCTGATCCTCGGGGGAGGCTCCAATGGAGAGGACCATGCTTATCGCCGTGGACTGGAATCACTAGCGGCTATGCTGTGCGTCGGCGATCATGTACGGATCAGGTCAGGCATCCCCCATGAGGCTATGCCTGCGGTCTACAGGTCGGTCGACGTCCTCGTCGTGCCGGAATGGTTCGGTCACTGGAACATGACGGTAAGCGAAGCGCTGGCATGCGGGACATCCGTGGTGGCGAGTTGTCATACCGGAGCTGCACGCGATGGCGCTCGAATGCAGGCAGTCGTCATCGTGGATCCGGAAGACGTGGATGATGTCGCCAACGCGATGAAACACGTACTATGCGACGACACCGTGCGCGACCGGCTCGCACGGCAGGCAATAGCCTATGCAAGAAAGTTGACGTGGTCGAGGGCGGTGGATGTATTACTTGGACAGCTTCGCGAGGCTGGTTCAGCACCACCGGCAGGAGGTTAG
- a CDS encoding SRPBCC family protein: MYDLDHVNEHDRHRNMCRLRTLQDGMATFENTLTVDRPIADVFAYLAHFENVPRWNYAITETRRTSAGPVGGGFDLPADPIDSRTSCGSVRGRRVPAHATVADPWPVGPVPGCSQPRSPPTTTRDTLMRYPGACAAHGSTTSAPNRGSGFRTQ; the protein is encoded by the coding sequence ATGTATGATCTGGATCACGTCAATGAACATGATCGCCACCGGAATATGTGCCGCCTCCGCACGCTTCAGGACGGCATGGCAACCTTCGAGAACACGCTGACCGTCGACCGCCCGATCGCCGACGTCTTCGCGTACCTTGCGCATTTCGAGAACGTTCCGCGCTGGAACTACGCCATCACCGAGACCCGCAGAACCTCCGCAGGACCGGTCGGGGGTGGGTTCGACCTACCGGCAGACCCGATCGATTCCCGAACCAGCTGTGGAAGCGTTCGAGGTCGCCGAGTTCCAGCCCACGCAACGGTTGCAGATCCGTGGCCAGTTGGGCCCGTTCCCGGCTGCAGCCAACCTCGAAGCCCTCCGACGACTACTCGAGACACGCTGATGCGCTACCCCGGAGCTTGTGCCGCCCACGGTTCGACCACTTCTGCGCCGAACCGCGGCTCCGGATTCCGAACGCAATGA
- a CDS encoding alpha/beta fold hydrolase — protein sequence MTNASKSPTLVFIPCMSGAPWDISRFDSLSERPARLLTLPEAVDDMEVYANFVADAVADLDDYVLIGDSFGAQIGLASAVRQPNGLRGLVMSGGFAANPVTSPFWNTAMRTMGKMRGGAYQHIVLRAHAHRLASPFDGEGQVPWNKAESRRVFRENTPAESYGARITAALSAYYVDKLDQVTVPTLILTPEHDVIVGEAPAKVMLDGIPDATEVVLARTGHMFRFSHPGTYSVAVARFLTERVDHQEAVHAGR from the coding sequence ATGACGAACGCATCGAAGAGCCCCACCCTTGTTTTCATCCCCTGCATGTCCGGTGCTCCGTGGGACATCAGCAGGTTCGACTCACTGAGCGAGCGTCCCGCTCGTCTACTGACGTTGCCAGAGGCCGTCGACGACATGGAGGTCTATGCCAACTTCGTCGCTGACGCGGTCGCCGACCTCGACGACTACGTTCTGATCGGAGACTCCTTCGGCGCTCAGATAGGGCTGGCGTCAGCGGTTCGGCAGCCGAATGGTTTGCGCGGGTTGGTGATGTCGGGGGGATTCGCGGCCAACCCGGTCACCTCCCCGTTCTGGAACACCGCGATGCGAACCATGGGCAAGATGCGCGGTGGCGCCTACCAGCACATCGTCCTGCGCGCTCACGCGCACCGCCTGGCCTCCCCGTTCGATGGTGAGGGCCAGGTTCCCTGGAACAAGGCCGAAAGCCGCCGCGTGTTCCGGGAGAACACCCCTGCGGAGTCCTATGGTGCCCGCATCACCGCGGCCCTGTCGGCTTACTACGTCGACAAACTCGACCAGGTCACGGTCCCGACCCTGATCCTGACCCCCGAACACGACGTCATCGTCGGTGAGGCCCCCGCCAAAGTGATGCTCGATGGGATTCCTGATGCGACCGAGGTCGTGCTGGCACGGACCGGTCACATGTTCCGCTTCTCCCACCCCGGCACCTACTCCGTCGCTGTGGCGAGATTCCTGACCGAGCGTGTCGATCACCAAGAGGCCGTCCACGCAGGACGCTGA
- a CDS encoding MerR family transcriptional regulator, whose protein sequence is MSTLNSLIRTVDIARRAGYSVQQVRNLERDGVLPTAMRTAAGYRRYGEIHLCSALAYRALASGVGPVEAKRIIRAVHQGPTSQVLALLDAAHARLDRERTDLELAKAAAEAISAEPIEDVRASDSMSVSEVAAALGVRPSALRHWDAEGLVVPDRVSPRGTRRYSPAQVRDARIVHQLRSAGYRIDMLRALMPNLPRGHRSEDVAAALAARDTSIAARSHALLEAAAGLSAVISLAADSPL, encoded by the coding sequence GTGTCAACCCTCAACTCGCTCATACGCACGGTCGACATCGCGCGACGTGCCGGATACTCGGTGCAACAGGTACGCAATCTCGAGCGCGACGGGGTGCTGCCGACCGCGATGCGGACAGCCGCGGGCTACCGCAGGTACGGCGAGATTCACCTGTGTTCCGCGCTGGCTTACCGAGCGCTGGCGTCCGGTGTCGGTCCGGTCGAGGCCAAGCGGATTATTCGTGCTGTACACCAGGGCCCGACCTCGCAAGTGCTTGCCCTCCTCGACGCGGCACACGCCCGGCTCGACCGCGAGCGTACGGACCTCGAGCTCGCCAAGGCAGCGGCCGAGGCGATCTCCGCTGAGCCGATCGAGGACGTACGCGCATCGGACTCGATGAGCGTGTCCGAAGTCGCGGCCGCACTGGGAGTGCGCCCCTCGGCCTTGCGGCACTGGGACGCCGAGGGGCTTGTCGTTCCTGACCGCGTCTCCCCTCGAGGAACGCGTCGGTACTCGCCGGCCCAAGTTCGGGATGCTCGGATCGTCCACCAACTACGCAGCGCCGGATACCGCATCGACATGCTCCGGGCCCTGATGCCGAACCTGCCGCGCGGACACCGATCCGAAGACGTCGCGGCCGCGCTGGCGGCGCGGGACACGAGTATCGCGGCTCGCTCCCACGCCCTGCTCGAGGCCGCCGCCGGGCTCAGTGCCGTGATCTCGCTGGCCGCTGACTCGCCTCTGTGA
- a CDS encoding DUF6194 family protein, whose translation MTIDEIIRFITNLDGVLALKPGPGDGSPEISWGDTFFYYSPNGVAPKATQPFATIVTKNYPGDEKSRLDRPDAFRVNFAAGKESFIQWTGHAPRETAIDIDPSVTDAVIAHPVYGSVGWLAVVNPGRRADKATLELLHKAYDLARSRYERRAGGDEQLTR comes from the coding sequence ATGACTATCGACGAGATCATCCGCTTCATAACGAACCTCGATGGAGTCCTGGCTCTCAAGCCTGGACCCGGCGACGGATCACCCGAGATCAGCTGGGGCGATACGTTCTTCTACTACTCACCGAATGGTGTCGCGCCGAAAGCGACTCAGCCCTTCGCGACGATCGTGACGAAGAATTACCCGGGCGACGAGAAGTCGCGCCTGGACCGCCCGGATGCGTTCAGGGTCAACTTCGCCGCCGGGAAGGAATCCTTCATCCAATGGACGGGCCACGCGCCGCGCGAAACAGCCATCGACATCGACCCCAGCGTGACCGATGCCGTGATCGCACACCCCGTCTACGGTTCCGTCGGCTGGCTGGCAGTGGTGAATCCGGGCCGGCGGGCCGATAAGGCAACCCTCGAACTGCTCCACAAGGCCTATGACCTCGCACGCTCGCGCTATGAGCGACGTGCGGGGGGCGACGAGCAGCTGACGCGTTAG
- a CDS encoding cytochrome P450, with protein sequence MTDPISFLSDSMTQHGNVFQFQLVNGSMVGITHPHHIKYILQERMANFTRETQMYDIIEPFIGRGLASIADHNQWRRNRRLVQPAFHHKKIDALSEIMVAEIDSMCDKWAEHARAGRTINVGEQMSHLTLRIVVRALFGLDPQGPEVTGFSNATQRLNAELGKFVRMPLVPLKFPTPSHRRFWRAIDDMDAIVYTVINKLRDTDSSGLLAMLMAATDADTNENLNDRELRDEVVTMLFAGHETSSSALTSAILQLELHPEVRQRLRDDVDTALPGGHATMTDLPALPFSKQVMEEVLRLKPPAWMGQRRADEDDEIGGYRIPAGTTVMFSYYHAHRNPECWDQPDTFDPDRFTADAVAARDRNVYLPFGAGGHLCIGNAFAMMEMQLALSTIMRRFELTIENPDPTPVSALTLNTKYPVIATLTERQ encoded by the coding sequence GTGACCGACCCGATTTCGTTCCTCTCGGACTCTATGACTCAGCACGGCAACGTGTTTCAGTTCCAGTTGGTCAACGGGAGCATGGTCGGGATCACCCATCCGCACCACATCAAGTACATCTTGCAGGAACGCATGGCGAACTTCACCCGCGAGACCCAGATGTACGACATCATCGAACCATTCATAGGGCGTGGGCTGGCGTCCATTGCCGACCACAACCAGTGGCGACGTAACCGGCGCCTCGTCCAGCCCGCCTTTCACCACAAGAAGATCGATGCGCTCAGCGAGATCATGGTGGCCGAGATCGACTCCATGTGTGACAAATGGGCCGAACATGCGCGAGCCGGCCGGACGATCAATGTCGGCGAGCAGATGAGCCATCTCACCTTGCGGATCGTGGTGCGGGCGCTGTTCGGATTGGATCCCCAAGGTCCGGAGGTCACCGGCTTTTCCAACGCGACGCAGCGGTTGAATGCCGAATTGGGAAAGTTCGTGCGGATGCCGTTGGTCCCCTTGAAGTTTCCGACGCCGAGTCATCGCCGCTTCTGGCGGGCGATCGACGATATGGATGCCATCGTCTACACGGTGATCAACAAGTTGCGCGACACCGACAGCAGCGGCTTGCTGGCCATGCTCATGGCCGCCACGGACGCTGATACCAACGAGAATCTCAACGACAGGGAGCTGCGCGACGAGGTCGTCACCATGCTCTTCGCCGGTCACGAGACCAGCTCCTCGGCCCTGACGTCCGCCATTCTGCAGCTGGAATTGCATCCGGAGGTGCGTCAGCGGCTGCGTGATGACGTCGACACCGCACTGCCCGGCGGGCACGCCACCATGACCGACCTGCCCGCGCTGCCGTTCAGTAAGCAGGTGATGGAGGAGGTGTTGCGGCTCAAACCGCCGGCATGGATGGGACAACGTCGCGCCGACGAGGACGACGAGATCGGGGGCTACCGCATCCCGGCAGGCACTACGGTGATGTTCAGCTATTACCACGCACATCGGAACCCCGAGTGTTGGGACCAGCCGGACACCTTCGACCCGGACCGTTTCACCGCCGACGCGGTCGCCGCCCGTGACCGGAACGTATACCTGCCCTTCGGTGCGGGCGGACACCTGTGCATCGGCAACGCGTTCGCGATGATGGAGATGCAGCTCGCACTCTCGACCATTATGCGCCGGTTCGAGCTGACCATCGAGAACCCGGACCCCACCCCGGTTTCCGCACTGACCCTCAACACCAAGTATCCGGTCATCGCGACGCTGACCGAACGGCAATAG
- a CDS encoding Smr/MutS family protein, with protein MLSLDLHPIFRSNRDIDVAMRQFLIRAAQSGTPVAEIIPGKGSGQLQGRVLAFLDQKHIKKLYTRREPDPNNSGRVLVYFT; from the coding sequence GTGCTCAGTTTGGATCTGCATCCAATCTTTCGGAGCAACCGCGACATCGATGTCGCCATGCGGCAGTTCCTCATCAGGGCCGCCCAGTCCGGGACACCCGTCGCCGAAATCATCCCAGGTAAGGGCTCAGGGCAGCTCCAAGGCCGCGTCCTGGCTTTCCTCGACCAGAAGCACATCAAGAAGCTGTACACGCGCAGGGAGCCCGACCCGAACAACTCCGGCCGTGTCCTCGTGTACTTCACGTAG
- a CDS encoding thiazole synthase: MAEKSGVADAPLRIADREFGSRLIMGTGGAESLAVLEEALIASGTELTTVAMRRIDAAGGTGVLDLLKRLRIAPLPNTAGCRTAAEAVLTAQLAREALDTNWVKLEVVADERTLLPDPIELVTAAEQLVDDGFVVLPYTTDDPILARRLEDAGCVAVMPLGSPIGTGLGIGNPHNIEMIVAEAKVPVILDAGIGTASDAALAMELGCSAVLLATAVTRARRPELMAAAMADAVRAGYLARHAGRIPKRFWAQASSPAL; encoded by the coding sequence GTGGCTGAGAAATCCGGTGTCGCCGATGCCCCGCTGCGGATCGCGGACCGCGAGTTCGGCTCCCGCCTGATTATGGGCACCGGCGGCGCGGAGAGTCTCGCCGTGCTCGAGGAGGCGCTGATCGCCTCGGGTACTGAGCTGACCACCGTCGCCATGCGGCGGATCGATGCCGCGGGCGGCACCGGCGTGCTCGACCTGCTGAAACGCCTGCGGATCGCGCCGCTGCCGAACACGGCGGGCTGTCGCACGGCGGCCGAAGCGGTGCTTACCGCACAGCTTGCCCGCGAGGCGCTGGACACCAACTGGGTGAAGTTGGAGGTGGTCGCCGACGAGCGCACCCTGCTGCCCGACCCGATCGAATTGGTCACCGCCGCAGAGCAACTCGTCGATGACGGTTTCGTCGTTCTGCCCTACACCACCGATGATCCGATCCTGGCTCGCCGCCTGGAGGACGCGGGCTGTGTAGCGGTGATGCCGCTCGGTTCGCCGATCGGTACCGGCCTCGGCATCGGCAACCCGCACAACATCGAGATGATCGTCGCCGAAGCGAAGGTCCCGGTCATTCTGGACGCGGGCATCGGCACCGCGAGCGACGCCGCCCTCGCCATGGAGCTCGGCTGCTCCGCCGTGCTGCTGGCGACCGCGGTGACCAGGGCCCGTCGACCCGAGCTGATGGCCGCCGCCATGGCGGACGCGGTGCGCGCCGGATACCTGGCCCGGCACGCAGGACGTATCCCCAAGCGGTTCTGGGCTCAGGCATCGTCTCCCGCGCTCTGA
- the thiS gene encoding sulfur carrier protein ThiS: MTLSSVPIGVTVNGDDHEFAEPLTVRELLARLDLPSQGVALAVDGAVFPKSRWDEPVGRGWQIEVLTAVQGG, translated from the coding sequence ATGACGCTGTCATCTGTCCCCATCGGTGTCACGGTGAACGGCGACGACCACGAGTTCGCCGAACCGCTCACCGTACGAGAGCTTTTGGCGCGCCTCGACTTGCCATCCCAGGGTGTCGCGCTCGCGGTGGACGGCGCAGTGTTCCCGAAGTCGCGGTGGGACGAACCGGTCGGCCGCGGCTGGCAGATCGAGGTGCTGACGGCGGTCCAGGGTGGCTGA
- the thiO gene encoding glycine oxidase ThiO has protein sequence MRTLAVVGGGAIGLAVAWRAAEAGWSVTLLDPALGAGASWVAGGMLAPLSEGWPGEERVLEFGAASLARWPEFAARLDAATGVSVFVADETMTVALDAADAADLRTVADWVGGRGHELRMLDRAEVRALEPSLARTVRAALLAPTEPAVDNRGLVTALHQAADAAGVLVRDESVDSLAHLPHDQIVLAAGAASARLWPELPVRPVKGEILRLRHRPGVAPAPQRVIRARVHGRAVYLVPRADGLVVGATQYEAGFDTAVTVAGVRDLMADAEAVFPGIGEYELAEVGAGSRPGSPDNLPLIGRLTDRIVAATGHGRNGMLTMPLTVDAVLSLLGGATLPEAEVADPQRFSTTVGGIR, from the coding sequence ATGCGGACTTTGGCCGTCGTCGGTGGCGGCGCCATCGGACTCGCCGTGGCCTGGCGGGCCGCGGAGGCGGGTTGGTCGGTCACCCTGTTGGATCCCGCCCTCGGCGCCGGAGCCTCCTGGGTCGCAGGGGGGATGCTCGCACCGCTGTCCGAGGGCTGGCCGGGGGAGGAGCGGGTGCTGGAGTTCGGTGCCGCCTCGCTGGCGCGCTGGCCCGAATTCGCCGCCCGGCTGGACGCCGCGACCGGGGTCTCGGTCTTCGTCGCCGACGAGACCATGACCGTCGCGCTGGACGCGGCCGATGCCGCCGACCTGCGCACCGTGGCCGACTGGGTCGGTGGTCGCGGCCACGAGCTGCGGATGCTGGATCGCGCGGAAGTTAGGGCGCTGGAACCATCCCTGGCGCGCACGGTGCGCGCCGCCCTGCTCGCGCCCACCGAACCCGCCGTCGACAACCGTGGGCTGGTGACGGCCCTGCATCAGGCGGCCGACGCGGCGGGCGTGCTGGTTCGCGACGAGTCCGTCGATTCGCTGGCGCACCTTCCGCACGACCAGATCGTGCTCGCCGCGGGCGCAGCCTCGGCCAGATTGTGGCCCGAGCTGCCGGTGCGTCCGGTGAAGGGCGAGATCTTGCGTCTGCGCCACCGCCCGGGCGTCGCTCCCGCGCCGCAGCGGGTGATTCGGGCCAGGGTGCACGGCAGGGCGGTATACCTGGTTCCGCGCGCCGACGGGCTCGTCGTCGGCGCCACGCAGTACGAGGCGGGTTTCGACACCGCGGTCACCGTCGCGGGCGTGCGCGATCTGATGGCCGACGCGGAGGCGGTGTTCCCCGGCATCGGCGAATACGAGCTGGCCGAGGTGGGCGCGGGCTCCCGGCCCGGCAGCCCGGACAACCTGCCGCTGATCGGCAGGCTCACCGACCGGATCGTCGCGGCCACCGGGCACGGCCGCAACGGCATGCTGACCATGCCGCTCACCGTGGACGCGGTGCTGAGCCTGCTCGGCGGGGCAACGCTGCCCGAAGCGGAAGTCGCTGACCCGCAACGCTTTTCGACGACTGTAGGAGGAATTCGATGA
- the thiE gene encoding thiamine phosphate synthase: protein MQPSHPYRPASPRERLANARLYLCTDARRERGDLAKFAEAALAGGVDIIQLRDKGSPGEAKFGPLEARAELGALAELKAAARRHRALVAVNDRADLALAASADVLHLGQGDLPPWYARRILGPDVAIGRSTHNRAQAGLAAIDEHIDYFCTGPVWATPTKPGRQAAGLELVRSTGDAHPTRPWFAIGGIDAENLPQLLAAGATRIVVVRAITEAPDPEAAARELKAALLANT from the coding sequence GTGCAACCCTCCCACCCGTATCGACCCGCATCGCCCCGGGAGCGTCTGGCAAACGCGCGGCTGTATCTCTGCACCGACGCCAGAAGGGAGCGGGGCGATCTGGCCAAATTCGCCGAGGCGGCGCTCGCAGGCGGAGTCGACATCATCCAGCTCAGGGATAAGGGATCGCCCGGCGAGGCGAAGTTCGGTCCGTTGGAAGCCAGGGCCGAGCTCGGTGCGCTCGCCGAATTGAAGGCGGCCGCGCGCAGGCACCGCGCGCTGGTGGCGGTCAACGATCGCGCCGACCTCGCGCTGGCCGCGAGCGCCGACGTATTGCATCTCGGGCAGGGCGATCTCCCGCCCTGGTACGCGCGCCGGATTCTCGGACCGGACGTGGCGATCGGGCGGTCCACCCACAACCGCGCCCAGGCGGGACTCGCCGCGATCGATGAACACATCGATTACTTCTGCACCGGGCCGGTGTGGGCTACGCCGACCAAGCCGGGCAGGCAGGCGGCCGGACTCGAGCTGGTGCGTTCGACCGGCGACGCCCATCCGACCAGGCCGTGGTTCGCGATCGGCGGGATCGACGCGGAGAACCTCCCGCAATTGCTGGCGGCGGGAGCGACACGGATCGTCGTGGTGCGGGCGATCACCGAGGCGCCTGATCCGGAGGCCGCGGCGCGCGAACTGAAGGCGGCACTGCTCGCGAACACGTAA
- a CDS encoding NUDIX hydrolase — MRGDGDGWSHGPDGLRHWGRFGAAGLLLRAPLAGGGSAVLLQHRAPWSHQGGTWALPGGARDSHETTVHAAVREAWEEAGIDPADVRVRGERVTASASSGWTYTTVVADALMTLPTSRNRESTELAWVPEEEVHVRALHPGFAVAWPTLRAAPAWVRLAEIEDDGAVAAVLPRTLDLAGQGFIWLHSDPDGPGDYARIVPTADQSPAAEPTTDGNTALDTVLSLTRSQLLS; from the coding sequence ATGCGTGGTGACGGTGACGGTTGGTCACATGGTCCGGACGGATTGCGGCACTGGGGCCGCTTCGGTGCGGCCGGTCTTCTGTTGCGCGCTCCGCTCGCCGGTGGGGGTTCGGCGGTGCTGCTGCAGCACCGCGCGCCGTGGAGTCATCAGGGCGGCACCTGGGCGTTGCCCGGCGGAGCCCGCGACAGCCACGAGACCACCGTGCATGCCGCGGTCCGCGAGGCATGGGAGGAGGCGGGCATCGATCCCGCCGACGTCCGGGTGCGCGGCGAGCGGGTGACCGCGTCGGCCTCGAGCGGCTGGACCTACACCACGGTGGTCGCCGACGCCCTCATGACCTTGCCGACCAGCCGCAACCGGGAGAGCACCGAGCTGGCCTGGGTCCCCGAGGAGGAGGTGCACGTCCGTGCGCTGCATCCCGGGTTCGCCGTCGCCTGGCCTACTCTGCGCGCCGCGCCTGCCTGGGTGCGCCTCGCGGAGATCGAGGACGACGGTGCGGTGGCTGCCGTGCTTCCGCGCACACTCGATCTAGCCGGCCAGGGCTTCATCTGGCTGCATTCCGATCCGGACGGACCAGGTGACTACGCCAGGATCGTGCCTACGGCGGACCAGTCGCCGGCCGCCGAGCCGACAACGGACGGGAACACCGCGCTGGACACCGTGCTCTCGCTCACGCGCAGTCAGCTGCTTTCCTGA
- a CDS encoding glutamate ABC transporter substrate-binding protein has protein sequence MRSARGTLMVVLVVTALTSGCASDSSAPLPTKTPEYTAPPLPAKAIPVLTDSPVPPPQKTPQCGDATASLRPTGAGGAARGPVIDAIRARGRLLVGLDTGSNLFSYRDPVSGAVVGFDADIAREVARDLLGSPDLIEFRSLGSAERETALQNHTVDLVAKTMTINCERREKVSFSTVYLQANQRVLAMKNSGIHGLADLAGRRVCIVPGTTSLDHVRREQPTATILTVPTWADCLVVLQQRQVDAVSTDDAILAGLASQDPYTELVGNSISVEPYGIGIPKGSDDLVRFVNGTLDRIRSDGTWSRIYQQYLTVLGPVPAPPPPTYQD, from the coding sequence ATGAGATCCGCGCGCGGCACCCTTATGGTCGTCCTCGTCGTGACGGCGCTGACGAGCGGCTGCGCGAGCGACTCCAGCGCGCCGCTGCCGACCAAGACACCCGAGTACACCGCTCCCCCGCTGCCCGCCAAAGCGATTCCGGTGCTGACGGATTCGCCGGTGCCGCCGCCTCAGAAAACGCCGCAGTGCGGGGACGCGACCGCCAGTCTGCGCCCCACCGGAGCAGGCGGCGCCGCGCGTGGACCGGTGATCGATGCGATTCGGGCGCGCGGCAGGCTGCTCGTCGGGTTGGACACCGGAAGCAATCTGTTCAGCTACCGCGACCCGGTCTCCGGCGCCGTCGTCGGTTTCGACGCCGACATCGCCAGGGAGGTCGCCCGCGACCTGCTCGGCAGCCCGGACCTGATCGAATTCCGTAGCCTCGGCTCGGCCGAACGTGAGACCGCGCTGCAGAACCACACCGTCGACCTGGTCGCCAAGACCATGACGATCAACTGTGAGCGGCGCGAGAAGGTCTCCTTCTCCACCGTCTACCTTCAGGCCAATCAGCGTGTGCTCGCGATGAAGAACTCCGGGATCCACGGTCTCGCCGACCTGGCGGGCCGACGGGTCTGCATCGTGCCCGGCACCACTTCGCTGGACCACGTCCGTCGCGAACAGCCCACCGCGACCATACTCACCGTGCCCACCTGGGCCGACTGTCTGGTGGTTCTGCAGCAGCGCCAGGTCGACGCGGTGAGCACCGATGACGCCATCCTCGCCGGGCTTGCCTCCCAGGACCCGTACACCGAGTTGGTCGGCAACAGCATCAGCGTCGAGCCGTACGGCATCGGAATCCCCAAGGGCTCCGACGATCTCGTCCGCTTCGTCAACGGCACGCTGGACCGCATCCGCAGCGACGGCACCTGGAGCCGGATCTACCAGCAGTACCTCACCGTGCTCGGCCCCGTCCCCGCCCCTCCCCCACCCACCTATCAAGACTGA
- a CDS encoding transposase, translating into MARKAADAAIDAAKRELIGRGTRAGRKVVLVQPAHTTMTCSSCFARAKQRLGLAERIFRCHGCGYTDGRDRNAASVILAVAERGHTRADDVRQSDHLLRAAGSVAV; encoded by the coding sequence ATGGCGCGAAAGGCCGCTGACGCGGCGATCGACGCGGCGAAGCGGGAATTGATCGGCCGTGGCACGCGGGCTGGCCGGAAGGTGGTGTTGGTGCAGCCCGCCCACACGACAATGACGTGTTCGAGTTGCTTCGCGAGAGCCAAGCAGCGACTCGGGCTCGCGGAGAGAATTTTCCGGTGCCACGGCTGCGGGTATACCGATGGCAGGGACCGGAACGCCGCCAGCGTGATTCTGGCTGTGGCAGAGCGCGGCCACACTCGTGCCGACGACGTAAGACAATCGGATCACCTCCTTCGGGCGGCTGGTTCGGTTGCGGTCTGA